A single region of the Penaeus vannamei isolate JL-2024 chromosome 23, ASM4276789v1, whole genome shotgun sequence genome encodes:
- the LOC138866045 gene encoding uncharacterized protein, with protein MLQLPPSAHSELNAHLNSGGSSGASFTLDGGCASDAGEGAEHVEGEVGWVCKSCRLVFPSPALLAAHQRALDHTRGVLRLTQLLYACTACRHHAATQAEYRRHLEGEQHRSAAATSTGVVVEDAEVAAVVRQITALAQAAHPGTDTNANINKDSAASTPGPQPAPSQ; from the coding sequence ATGCTCCAGCTGCCGCCCTCCGCCCACTCTGAGCTCAACGCCCACCTGAACTCGGGCGGGTCGTCGGGCGCGAGCTTCACCCTGGACGGCGGGTGCGCCAGCGACGCGGGCGAGGGCGCGGAGCACGTGGAGGGCGAGGTGGGCTGGGTGTGCAAGTCGTGCCGGCTCGTGTTCCCGTCGCCCGCCCTCCTGGCGGCCCACCAGCGCGCCCTCGACCACACCCGCGGCGTCCTCAGACTGACGCAGCTGCTGTACGCGTGCACCGCCTGCCGCCACCACGCCGCCACGCAGGCCGAGTACCGCCGCCACTTGGAGGGGGAGCAGCACCGCTCTGCTGCCGCCACCTCTACAGGAGTCGTGGTGGAGGACGCcgaggtggcggcggtggtgcGGCAGATCACAGCCCTGGCGCAGGCGGCGCACCCGGGCACGGACACCAACGCCAACATCAACAAGGACAGCGCCGCGTCGACGCCCGGGCCGCAGCCGGCCCCGAGCCAGTAG